The stretch of DNA GGAGGGGCGGGGGCACTGGCCGGTCTTTGCGGAATCCGCCCTGATCACCGTTCTGACCGGCGGTATGATCGCGCTGAGTTGCCAAAACGGCCTGCGCGAAGGGCTGACGATCCAGCAGACTTTTCTTCTGACGACCGGCGTCTGGCTGACCTTGCCTATTTTTGGCGCGCTGCCCTTCTTTTTTGGCGAGACGGACGCCCGCTTTGTCGATGCATTTTTCGAGGCGATGTCGGGCCTGACCACCACTGGCTCCACAGTCCTATCCGGCCTCGACACGTTGCCCAAGGGGCTGTTGTTGTGGCGCGGGATCCTTCAATGGCTGGGCGGCATCGGGATCATTGTTGTGGCCATGGTGTTCCTGCCGGAATTGCGGGTCGGCGGCATGCAAATCTTTCGTACCGAAGCCTTCGACACCTTTGGCAAGATCCTGCCCCGCGCGACTGAAATTGCAAGCCGCATCTCGGTCATCTACGTGGCTTTGACCCTGATTTGCGCACTCTGCTATATCGCCGCTGGTATGGGAGCGTTCGATGCCACCGTGCACGCGATGACCACCATCGCGACCGGCGGGTTTGCGAATTACGACGCCTCCTTTGGCGCATTCGGCCCTGCCGTGTCTTACGTCGCGACCGTGTTCATGATCCTGGCGGCACTGCCCTTTGTCCGGTTTGTCCAGCTGAGCGCAGGCACCGCCCAACCGCTGTTGCGAGACCGGCAAATCCACGTCTTTCTGATCACCGCCTTTTCCATCGTCGGCGTCATCGCGGCCTGGAACCTGTGGCAGCAAAATGCAGCAGACGAGGGCGCGGTGCGCGCGGCCCTGTTCAACACCGTGTCATTGATGACCGGCACAGGATACGCCAACGCCGATTATGGCCAATGGGGTAGCTTTGCGGTCGCGGTCCTGTTCTTCACCGGCCTGATCGGAGGCTGCGCGGGCTCGACCGCCTGTTCGATCAAGGTGTTTCGCTATCAATTGCTGTTCGCCTCAATCAAGGCACAGTTGCAGAAAACCCGCAGCCCCCATGGCATCTTCACCCCACGCTACGCGGGC from Tateyamaria omphalii encodes:
- a CDS encoding TrkH family potassium uptake protein, whose amino-acid sequence is MIDLRPVGYVIGLLVAVLGLAMILPMLVDVAEGRGHWPVFAESALITVLTGGMIALSCQNGLREGLTIQQTFLLTTGVWLTLPIFGALPFFFGETDARFVDAFFEAMSGLTTTGSTVLSGLDTLPKGLLLWRGILQWLGGIGIIVVAMVFLPELRVGGMQIFRTEAFDTFGKILPRATEIASRISVIYVALTLICALCYIAAGMGAFDATVHAMTTIATGGFANYDASFGAFGPAVSYVATVFMILAALPFVRFVQLSAGTAQPLLRDRQIHVFLITAFSIVGVIAAWNLWQQNAADEGAVRAALFNTVSLMTGTGYANADYGQWGSFAVAVLFFTGLIGGCAGSTACSIKVFRYQLLFASIKAQLQKTRSPHGIFTPRYAGRPVGEDVLNSVMSFFMFFVVTLGVLAVALAMTGLDFVTALSGAATALANIGPGFGDQIGPAGNFAGLNDTAKWLLAAAMLIGRLELMAVYVMFTVQFWRA